The DNA sequence GTGGCGAAGATGGGGTCGAAGCCGAAGACAAAGGTGAACATGGAAAAGGCGATCACCGAGCTGATCACGCAGGGGATGATGGCTTCAGACTCGAAGTCCTCGCGGTAGAGCACCTCGACGCTGGTGATGGCCGCGCCCAGGGGCGCCCGGAAGATGGCCCCCAGGCCGCCGGCGCAGCCAGAGAGCATGAAGATGCGCCGCTCCTGGGTGCTGAGCTTTAGGATGCGCGATATCCAGGAGCCGAAGCCCGCCCCGATCTGGGCGATGGGGCCCTCGCGCCCGGCCGATCCGCCGGTGGCCAGGGTCACTATGGACGCGAAAGACTTAACAAAAGGCACCCGGGTGCGGATGATGCCCCTGAGGTTGTGGAAGGCCGCGATCATGGCGTCCATGCCGTGGCCCTCGGCCTCGGGCGCGAAGGTGTAGACCACCAGGCCCGAGATGAGCCCGCCTATGGCCGGGATGATAAAGAGCAGCCAGGGGCGGTAGGGGGTCTGGGCCACTATGTGCACCAGCTGCTCGCCGGCGGGCTCCGGGGCCGGGGCCCCGGCCAGATAGGCCAGGCAGAACCAGCGGGCCCACTCCAGGGCCACGAAGAAGGCGATGGCCCCCAGGCCGGATACCACCCCGATGAGCACGCTGATGGCGATGCGGCGGGAGGCGTCCTGACGATAGAACCTCATCAGGTCGGCCAGATGGAATATGGTGCGGCGGCTGCGTCCCGCGGGGTTCATTTGCCATGCCTCTCGGGCTAAAGGGCGGACACGGCGCAAAAAATACCATTACAGGGGTATATGTCAATGTTGTGACTCTGCAACACTTGGTATTGCCAAGGCATCTCCTGCTGGTTAAGGTGTTTTAAGTTGTTAACCTCAGCGGAGTTTTCCAAGGAGAACCTAAATGGCCAAAGCCACGGTTTTGGTGGTCGAGGATGAAAAAGACATCATCGACGTGGTCGACTTCAATCTCCAGCAGGCCGGATACCGGGTGCTGAAGGCCGCCGACGGCGCCGAGGGCCTGCGCCTGGCCAAGGACCAGTCCCCGGACCTGGTGGTTCTCGACCTGATGCTTCCGGCCATGGACGGCAAGGAGGTCTGCCGCCGCCTCAAGCAAGGCGAAGCCACCCGCGAGATCCCGGTGCTCATGCTAACCGCTCTGGCTAGCGAGACCGACCGCATCATCGGCTTCGAGATCGGGGCGGACGATTATCTGACCAAGCCCTTCAGCCCCCGCGAGCTGGTGCTCCGGGTCAACGCCATTCTGCGCCGCAGCCAGGAGCCCGCCGGCGACACCGCGCCTCTGAACCTGCCCGGCCTGACCATCGACCCCTCCCGCCACGTGGCTCTGGCCGGGGAGGAAGAGCTGGACCTGACTGCCACCGAGTTCAAGCTGCTGCACTATCTGGCCGCCCACGCGGGCAAGGTGCAGACCCGCGAGGTGCTGCTGTCGCGGGT is a window from the Desulfarculaceae bacterium genome containing:
- a CDS encoding response regulator transcription factor, with product MAKATVLVVEDEKDIIDVVDFNLQQAGYRVLKAADGAEGLRLAKDQSPDLVVLDLMLPAMDGKEVCRRLKQGEATREIPVLMLTALASETDRIIGFEIGADDYLTKPFSPRELVLRVNAILRRSQEPAGDTAPLNLPGLTIDPSRHVALAGEEELDLTATEFKLLHYLAAHAGKVQTREVLLSRVWGYAYEGYARTVDTHVRRLRKKLGPLAERIETVRGIGYRFREDL